A portion of the Ignavibacteriota bacterium genome contains these proteins:
- the ruvB gene encoding Holliday junction branch migration DNA helicase RuvB, which yields MPKSRHTDLSAPDPNIEDRELDRALRPARFGDFEGQRKIVDNLRVFIQAARQRGEALDHVLLTGPPGLGKTTLAHIIANEMGSTLKMTSGPVLEKPGDLAGLLTGLEAGDALFIDEIHRLSPVVEEYLYSAMEDYMLDIMIESGPSARSVRLELRPFTLIGATTRAGLLTSPLRARFGITNRLDYYNADQLRHIVVRSARILGIGIDEAAGAGEIARRSRGTPRIANRLLKRARDFAQVQGDGVITREIADIALNALEVDEKGLDDMDKRILACILEKYHGGPVGLNTLAIAVGEEPGTIEEVYEPYLIQEGYLQRTPRGRELTGLGYALFGKKRRRTGQEELPLEETE from the coding sequence ATGCCGAAATCCAGACATACCGACCTCTCCGCACCGGATCCGAACATCGAAGATCGCGAACTCGACCGCGCGTTGCGGCCCGCGCGTTTCGGTGACTTCGAAGGCCAGCGCAAAATCGTCGACAACCTGCGCGTCTTTATTCAGGCGGCGCGACAGCGCGGTGAAGCCCTCGATCACGTGCTCCTGACAGGTCCGCCGGGACTCGGCAAAACAACACTCGCGCACATCATCGCGAATGAAATGGGATCAACGTTGAAAATGACATCCGGACCCGTCCTCGAAAAACCCGGCGATCTGGCAGGGTTGTTGACCGGACTCGAGGCGGGCGACGCGTTGTTCATCGACGAGATACACCGCCTTTCACCTGTTGTCGAGGAGTACCTGTACTCGGCGATGGAGGACTACATGCTCGACATCATGATCGAGAGTGGTCCGAGTGCGCGCAGTGTGCGCCTCGAGCTCCGGCCTTTCACACTCATCGGCGCGACGACACGCGCTGGTCTGCTCACCTCGCCATTACGCGCGCGTTTCGGCATCACGAATCGTCTTGACTATTACAACGCCGACCAACTGCGGCACATCGTCGTGCGTTCGGCGCGCATCCTGGGCATCGGCATCGACGAGGCGGCGGGCGCGGGCGAGATTGCGCGGCGTTCACGCGGCACGCCGCGTATCGCGAACCGACTGCTCAAACGGGCGCGTGATTTTGCGCAGGTACAAGGCGACGGCGTGATCACGCGCGAGATCGCCGACATCGCGTTGAACGCGCTCGAAGTGGATGAGAAAGGACTCGACGACATGGACAAGCGCATCCTCGCCTGCATCCTTGAAAAGTATCATGGCGGACCCGTTGGCCTCAACACGCTCGCCATCGCGGTCGGCGAAGAACCCGGCACCATCGAGGAAGTCTACGAACCCTATCTCATTCAGGAAGGATATCTGCAGCGCACCCCACGCGGCCGCGAATTGACCGGCCTCGGGTATGCTCTCTTTGGCAAGAAGCGCCGCAGAACCGGGCAGGAGGAACTTCCGCTTGAGGAGACGGAGTGA
- the lptC gene encoding LPS export ABC transporter periplasmic protein LptC, whose amino-acid sequence MKRETKVRIISFVFIVLTLAGCGEKNKPAVTAIREAGAIPDQESWKSRIVFSDSGMTRAIVNAEHIRMFEARRETLLDSGLVVHFYSMSGVHTSKLTALRGRVDDATKDLEAFGNVVFSSDSGTVVRTEYLFWDHDTRRVRSDRFVTVTSPKERLQGYGFEADQGLKNYVIYRVSLEAEVDK is encoded by the coding sequence GTGAAACGAGAGACGAAAGTGCGCATCATCAGTTTCGTATTCATTGTATTGACTCTGGCCGGCTGCGGCGAGAAGAACAAGCCGGCCGTCACGGCCATCCGGGAAGCAGGCGCAATACCGGATCAGGAGAGCTGGAAATCGCGTATCGTGTTTTCCGATTCCGGTATGACCCGCGCGATTGTCAACGCCGAACACATCCGCATGTTTGAAGCGCGACGTGAGACGCTGCTCGATTCCGGTCTCGTGGTACATTTCTATTCGATGAGCGGGGTGCATACATCGAAACTCACCGCCCTTCGCGGACGTGTCGACGATGCCACGAAGGACCTCGAGGCCTTCGGGAATGTCGTCTTCTCGTCCGACAGCGGCACCGTTGTGCGTACGGAATATCTGTTCTGGGATCACGACACGCGCCGTGTTCGCAGCGACCGCTTTGTCACGGTCACCTCACCGAAGGAACGCCTGCAGGGATACGGCTTCGAGGCGGATCAGGGACTCAAGAACTACGTGATCTATCGTGTCAGTCTCGAGGCGGAAGTGGACAAGTAG
- a CDS encoding response regulator, whose translation MDDDILSCAALARLLTAYCSDVRYVASFTDASRAVDFAASGEADVFFVSLELPDNGALYLAESLRESTMTMVFISTSGGMSPTLQHMGRTLHLSKPVDIEQLRSAIVDVVKLLRNHAEGNTHSEAP comes from the coding sequence GTGGACGACGACATCCTCTCCTGCGCCGCGTTGGCGCGGCTGCTGACGGCGTATTGCAGCGATGTCCGGTATGTGGCGTCATTCACTGATGCAAGCCGTGCGGTGGATTTCGCCGCCTCGGGGGAGGCGGATGTTTTTTTTGTGTCCTTGGAACTGCCGGATAACGGTGCCTTGTATTTGGCGGAGAGTTTGCGCGAATCCACAATGACGATGGTGTTCATATCGACATCAGGTGGAATGTCGCCGACGCTGCAACACATGGGACGTACACTGCATCTCTCAAAACCTGTCGATATTGAGCAACTGCGCAGTGCAATCGTCGATGTTGTCAAACTGCTGCGCAATCATGCTGAAGGGAACACACACTCGGAGGCACCATGA
- a CDS encoding alpha-L-fucosidase translates to MPYHALLRPFLALPLIVCFLHAQGTEEKESDPRVLKKLEWFQDQKFGLLMHWGTYSQWGIVESWSLCNEDEGWCERKGPYAGDYNEYKKAYENLITTFNPTRFDPARWAAAAKDAGFRYLVFTTKHHDGFCMFDTKQTDYKITSTRCPFHTSPRADITKSLFDAFRAEGIATGTYFSKPDWNIPYYWDPYWQHADRNVNYNIKKYPEKWKRFCDFTYKQIEELMTGYGPIDILWLDGGWVDPKNRDQDVGIPRIAAMARSHQPGLIVVDRAVPGRYENYRTPEQEVPEKPLPYLWETCMTMATSWSYVATDTYKPAGKLIHLLVDIVAKGGNFLLNIGPSPEGELAPDAYARMRDIGAWLRINGEAIYGTRPVAPYKESNICFTRAKDGTIHAIYLTEQNEHTLPATITIRAFQPAPGSAVYLLGHTAPLRWEADGPGMKVYIPEALRSKPPCENAWVLRMEKPGR, encoded by the coding sequence ATGCCCTATCACGCTCTGCTGCGTCCGTTCCTTGCCCTACCCCTCATCGTGTGTTTTCTCCATGCGCAGGGCACGGAGGAGAAGGAATCGGATCCACGTGTCCTTAAAAAGCTGGAATGGTTCCAGGATCAGAAGTTCGGCCTGCTGATGCACTGGGGGACATACTCGCAGTGGGGCATCGTGGAATCGTGGAGTCTGTGCAACGAGGATGAGGGCTGGTGCGAGCGGAAGGGTCCGTATGCGGGGGACTATAACGAGTACAAAAAGGCGTACGAAAATCTGATCACCACCTTCAATCCCACGCGCTTCGATCCGGCGCGTTGGGCAGCGGCCGCGAAGGATGCGGGTTTCCGCTATCTCGTTTTCACCACCAAACACCACGACGGCTTCTGCATGTTCGACACGAAGCAGACCGACTACAAGATCACCTCGACACGCTGCCCGTTCCACACATCTCCCCGGGCGGACATCACGAAGTCCCTTTTCGACGCGTTCCGCGCGGAAGGCATCGCGACCGGCACATATTTCTCCAAACCAGACTGGAATATCCCGTATTACTGGGATCCGTACTGGCAGCATGCGGACAGGAACGTGAACTACAACATCAAAAAGTACCCGGAGAAGTGGAAACGTTTCTGCGATTTCACCTACAAGCAGATAGAGGAATTGATGACGGGCTACGGCCCGATCGACATCCTCTGGCTCGACGGCGGCTGGGTGGATCCGAAAAATCGCGACCAGGACGTGGGGATACCGCGCATCGCCGCGATGGCACGATCACATCAGCCCGGTCTGATAGTGGTAGACAGGGCCGTTCCCGGCCGCTACGAGAATTACCGCACCCCGGAGCAGGAAGTGCCGGAGAAGCCCCTTCCCTACCTCTGGGAGACCTGCATGACCATGGCAACATCGTGGTCGTATGTCGCGACCGACACCTACAAGCCCGCGGGTAAACTCATCCATCTGCTGGTTGACATCGTGGCAAAGGGCGGCAATTTCCTGCTCAACATCGGGCCCAGTCCCGAAGGCGAACTGGCGCCGGACGCCTACGCCCGCATGCGCGATATCGGGGCCTGGCTGCGCATCAACGGCGAGGCGATATATGGCACACGCCCTGTCGCGCCGTACAAGGAATCCAACATCTGTTTCACGCGCGCGAAGGATGGGACCATTCACGCCATATATCTGACGGAACAGAACGAGCACACACTTCCCGCCACCATCACCATCCGCGCATTCCAGCCCGCACCGGGAAGCGCCGTGTATTTACTTGGTCACACGGCTCCGCTGCGCTGGGAAGCCGATGGCCCGGGAATGAAGGTGTACATACCCGAGGCGCTACGGTCGAAGCCGCCGTGTGAGAACGCGTGGGTGCTGCGGATGGAGAAGCCGGGGAGGTAG
- a CDS encoding PadR family transcriptional regulator — translation MSLPHVILGFLHYAPASGYDLKKTFDATVRHFWPADQSQIYRTLTQLSADGLIDVTEVVQTGKPNKKIYSITKTGEKELRTWLRAPDTGGPLRNSALVRVFFLGNLENETILGMLEHAESGLLEEIRRYEAVPAEVDRDAAFPVSKRERFFWMLTLEYGLAMARAEHEWLQSIQRRITKKSYKNVFAPRRKRGGREPGR, via the coding sequence ATGTCCCTTCCTCACGTGATTCTCGGATTCCTGCACTACGCTCCTGCGTCTGGATACGATCTCAAAAAAACTTTCGACGCCACGGTGCGGCACTTCTGGCCGGCGGACCAGAGTCAGATCTACCGCACGTTGACACAGTTGTCGGCGGACGGGCTCATCGATGTCACAGAAGTGGTGCAGACGGGAAAACCGAACAAAAAAATCTACTCCATCACCAAAACGGGCGAAAAGGAATTGCGAACATGGCTGCGTGCACCCGACACTGGCGGACCGCTGCGCAACAGCGCCCTCGTGCGTGTGTTTTTTCTCGGCAATCTCGAGAACGAAACCATACTCGGCATGCTCGAGCACGCTGAGAGTGGTCTGCTCGAGGAAATACGGCGGTATGAGGCGGTGCCTGCCGAAGTGGACCGAGATGCGGCATTTCCCGTGTCAAAACGTGAACGCTTTTTCTGGATGCTGACGCTCGAGTACGGGCTCGCGATGGCCCGCGCCGAGCATGAATGGCTCCAATCAATACAGAGGCGGATCACGAAGAAGTCGTATAAGAATGTGTTTGCGCCCCGGAGGAAGAGAGGGGGGAGGGAACCGGGTCGGTAG
- a CDS encoding TonB-dependent receptor, whose protein sequence is MPMYIVDAQNVDAAVEPRGSISGEVYDAETRAPLAGANVAVTGLPRGAMCDAAGRFTIADIPVGVYTVKISYIGYHTHGVPDVVVRSARTTQLRAELVPSALQAAEVVVQAGYFERENDFAVSSLSLSGEEIRREAGTGGDISRIIASFPSVAKGNDTRNDLVVRGGSPIENAFYVDGIEVPNINHYPQFGASGGAIGILNIDAIADVDFSAGGFSPRYGDRLSSVMNISLRDGSSEDIDLQADLHFMGAAVQAEGPLPAGAGSWFISARRSWLDFLLSTFSDEVPSAIPVYGDVHAKVVWKPAEGHTFSLLNIFADDASFNNRDDARETGENSYGRLNSTQNTAGAGWTWIWSAGGYSHTTLAHSSMRFNQWYNATTTDTNIFRNRSAEGRTALRSTTVLRLSDRHGIEAGFDVVYTRSALDAVYGSTAPPSGNGGGLSGEYTQWRGGLHVQHTWKVFEALTLATGLRLDHSGANDETTLSPRLSLRWDVDAVTSLTAAAGLYTQALPDILRAQDAANGSLPSARALHWILGLSRLLGDDTRLLLEIYLKEYHNMPVDPSAPARFVLDDLAVHSDYFGASGALTNNGRARSYGIECSVQKKLIHGIYGTASGSWSRSTGRAADGIWRPRAYDNVYALALLGGWRLARDWEFSARWILAGGSPYTPFDAQQSTAEGRGIPDADRIQTERLPAYHSMNLRADKRFFFERSTLTTFLAVWNLYGRKNIPFYRWNESTNQVEAPSLWSNSPLPVFGIEYEF, encoded by the coding sequence ATGCCGATGTATATCGTGGATGCACAGAATGTGGATGCCGCGGTTGAGCCGCGCGGGAGTATATCCGGCGAGGTGTATGACGCGGAGACGCGCGCACCGCTCGCCGGCGCAAATGTTGCCGTGACGGGACTCCCGCGCGGGGCGATGTGTGACGCGGCGGGCAGGTTCACCATCGCGGATATTCCCGTCGGAGTGTACACTGTGAAGATCAGCTATATCGGTTACCATACGCACGGTGTTCCCGATGTTGTCGTGCGTTCGGCACGCACGACGCAACTGCGCGCGGAACTCGTGCCGTCGGCTCTTCAGGCCGCCGAGGTGGTGGTGCAGGCGGGCTATTTCGAACGGGAGAACGACTTTGCCGTGTCGAGTCTCTCGCTTTCGGGGGAGGAGATCCGCCGCGAGGCAGGTACGGGAGGTGATATCAGCCGCATCATCGCGTCCTTCCCGTCCGTCGCCAAGGGTAACGATACCCGCAACGACCTTGTGGTGCGTGGCGGCAGTCCTATCGAAAACGCCTTTTATGTGGACGGCATCGAGGTGCCCAATATCAACCACTACCCGCAGTTCGGCGCATCCGGCGGCGCCATAGGAATCCTCAACATCGACGCCATCGCCGATGTCGATTTCTCGGCGGGCGGCTTCTCGCCGCGATATGGCGACCGGTTGAGTTCTGTGATGAACATCTCGCTGCGCGATGGCAGCAGCGAGGATATTGATCTGCAGGCCGACCTGCATTTCATGGGCGCGGCTGTGCAGGCGGAGGGACCGCTGCCCGCGGGCGCGGGTTCGTGGTTCATCTCCGCGCGGCGGAGCTGGCTCGATTTTCTGCTCTCGACCTTTTCCGACGAAGTGCCAAGCGCCATTCCCGTCTATGGCGACGTGCATGCCAAAGTGGTGTGGAAACCGGCCGAGGGCCACACGTTCTCGCTGCTGAATATCTTCGCCGACGACGCGTCCTTCAACAATCGAGACGATGCGCGGGAAACGGGTGAAAACTCCTACGGGCGTCTCAACAGCACACAAAATACCGCGGGTGCCGGGTGGACCTGGATCTGGAGTGCGGGCGGGTATTCCCACACCACGCTCGCGCACTCCTCGATGCGTTTCAATCAATGGTACAATGCGACAACCACCGACACAAACATCTTCCGCAATCGATCGGCGGAAGGACGCACAGCCCTGCGCAGCACAACAGTCCTTCGACTTTCCGACAGGCATGGCATCGAGGCGGGATTCGATGTTGTGTACACACGCAGCGCGCTCGACGCCGTGTACGGGAGTACAGCGCCGCCGTCGGGAAACGGGGGCGGCCTCAGCGGGGAGTATACACAATGGCGCGGAGGCTTGCATGTACAGCATACGTGGAAGGTCTTCGAGGCGTTGACCTTGGCGACCGGGCTGCGGCTCGATCACAGCGGCGCAAACGACGAGACGACACTCTCGCCGCGTCTTTCACTGCGGTGGGACGTCGACGCCGTGACATCGCTGACTGCCGCTGCGGGACTGTATACACAGGCGCTGCCGGATATTCTGCGCGCGCAGGATGCGGCCAACGGCTCACTGCCGTCAGCCCGGGCGTTACATTGGATTCTCGGTTTATCGCGCCTGCTCGGAGACGACACGCGCCTTCTGCTCGAAATCTACCTCAAGGAATACCACAACATGCCGGTCGATCCTTCGGCGCCCGCGCGTTTTGTGCTTGATGATCTCGCGGTACACTCCGACTACTTCGGGGCGTCGGGAGCGCTGACGAACAACGGACGCGCGCGCTCGTACGGCATCGAGTGCAGTGTGCAGAAGAAACTGATCCACGGGATCTACGGCACCGCCAGCGGTTCGTGGTCGCGCAGCACCGGACGCGCCGCCGACGGTATCTGGCGCCCGCGTGCGTACGACAATGTGTACGCACTCGCGCTGCTGGGCGGCTGGCGCCTCGCGCGCGACTGGGAGTTCAGCGCACGCTGGATACTGGCCGGCGGATCTCCCTACACGCCGTTCGACGCACAACAATCGACCGCCGAAGGCCGGGGCATACCCGATGCGGATCGTATTCAGACCGAACGGCTTCCCGCGTATCATTCCATGAATCTGCGGGCCGATAAACGCTTCTTCTTCGAACGCTCGACGCTCACCACCTTCCTCGCCGTGTGGAATCTGTATGGGCGCAAAAACATTCCCTTCTACCGCTGGAATGAGAGCACCAATCAGGTGGAGGCGCCCTCGCTGTGGAGCAATTCGCCCTTGCCGGTGTTCGGCATAGAGTATGAGTTTTAA
- a CDS encoding histidine kinase encodes MLRTLGGSLAVFCTCLAAAQAQEWTVLRSYTTRDGLSQNVVNCGLQDSKGFLWIGTRYGLNRFDGRVFRAYHRHIGDSTSLVDEEVSCLVEDAKGAIWVGTRRGLCVYQRGNDRFRRIEFTTHVAEREPRPAVLALNITQDGVVWVGTSLGVFHVLPGSIRAVEMTGFRIHVTSNFAIHGVTPLDERRTIIASNRGLFTTLGIRLSPDAPIIRSDVMSSSARCGDSLLLFGHYGDTALVAFDVRTYAVDPVAIVGQEHRVRVWPKSFISTGEENIIAVTNLGLFEYTRLLRRRHGLSCEATHFFTGQVNGVFLDEEGRLYACTTQGLVVLTHSRPSYTNFALFPDVIRRRFDNTVRTLHVRRDGTVCAGSIYGLHILNSRRSFVSLCASHLGPEWGHGYNDVVNGIEDTGGDTLFLAGRGLRSYDARTGHVRQVATGLSSKAATWCSTQTELGHFLGSLRGGIFVLDGRHRVVRQLESERNDPRTLSSNEIHDFYRDTRGHIWIATNGGVNRWRPDDSSFVRYEHDPRNARSIGDNRVWAIIEDTRGWLWVGTYGGGIARYRPATDDFERVTEEDGLPSNAVVAMVSDLRGRLWITTETGLVCYDPSRRTWRSFEEPEVPQFQNFGFKAAARTASGELVFGSAAGIVRFHPDSLRWDTQPPRVLISDVRLRERSICAELHDGDTLTVTHSDNMLAFTFAALDFSHPQRNCYTYALDGFTRGWISLGRQRDAVFTNLDPGTYVLRVRASNADGIWTPRGIAVTIVVLPPLHATWWFRLLMVLAIVGAAGAVVFVRLRIVKDRARMERRVVESELQSLRLQMNPHFIFNSLNAVQSFMLTAEYAQANSYLTKFARLIRTILEHSRVSTVRIGDELDFLSSYMELERLRFSDRFRWEMTVDASVNRDLYIPSMLVQPHVENAIRHGLAHRHGGGLLGIHVATHDGHLTITVRDNGIGRARAAALREERGVAQSSLGVSVTAERLAILQAHGFPGARLDIEDLVDDDGKAAGTTVTLVVPVVPPRAPRILAR; translated from the coding sequence TTGCTCCGTACACTCGGCGGATCACTGGCCGTTTTCTGTACCTGTCTCGCGGCAGCGCAGGCACAGGAGTGGACCGTCCTGCGTTCATATACCACACGCGACGGTTTATCACAGAATGTAGTGAATTGCGGACTCCAGGACTCGAAGGGCTTTTTATGGATAGGCACACGCTACGGATTGAATCGTTTTGACGGCCGGGTATTTCGCGCCTATCACCGGCACATCGGTGACAGCACGTCGCTCGTGGATGAGGAGGTGTCTTGTCTCGTAGAGGATGCGAAAGGAGCCATCTGGGTGGGCACTCGTCGCGGACTGTGCGTGTACCAGCGTGGCAACGACCGCTTTCGGCGCATTGAATTCACCACGCACGTTGCGGAAAGGGAACCACGGCCGGCAGTGCTGGCTCTCAACATAACACAAGACGGTGTGGTGTGGGTCGGCACATCGCTTGGTGTCTTCCACGTGCTGCCTGGCAGCATCCGCGCGGTGGAGATGACCGGATTTCGCATACACGTCACTTCCAACTTTGCCATTCATGGAGTTACACCTCTTGATGAACGAAGGACGATTATTGCTTCCAATCGTGGTCTGTTCACTACGCTCGGTATACGGCTGTCGCCAGATGCCCCCATCATCCGATCAGATGTCATGTCATCATCAGCACGATGCGGAGATTCATTGTTGCTGTTTGGCCACTATGGTGATACTGCCCTTGTGGCTTTCGATGTGCGGACGTATGCCGTCGACCCTGTCGCCATAGTGGGTCAGGAACACAGAGTGAGGGTTTGGCCAAAATCCTTCATCAGCACCGGGGAGGAGAATATCATCGCGGTGACAAATCTCGGACTGTTCGAGTATACACGTTTGCTCCGTCGTCGGCATGGTTTGAGCTGCGAGGCGACGCATTTCTTCACCGGTCAGGTGAACGGGGTATTTCTTGACGAGGAAGGGCGGTTGTATGCATGTACCACGCAGGGACTCGTTGTACTCACACACAGCAGACCATCGTATACTAACTTCGCGCTGTTTCCGGACGTGATACGACGCAGGTTCGACAACACCGTGCGCACACTTCATGTGCGGCGCGACGGGACTGTTTGTGCCGGCAGCATTTACGGTCTGCACATCTTGAATTCCCGCAGGTCGTTTGTCTCGTTATGCGCGTCGCACCTCGGTCCGGAGTGGGGGCATGGTTACAACGATGTGGTCAATGGTATCGAAGATACGGGCGGCGACACACTCTTCCTCGCAGGCAGGGGCCTGCGTTCGTATGATGCCAGGACAGGCCACGTGCGGCAGGTCGCGACGGGTTTGTCAAGCAAGGCGGCCACCTGGTGCTCCACGCAGACCGAGTTGGGTCATTTTCTCGGGTCGCTCCGTGGCGGGATATTCGTGCTCGACGGGCGGCATCGTGTCGTGCGTCAACTGGAATCAGAGCGAAACGATCCGCGCACACTCTCGAGCAATGAGATCCACGATTTCTATCGCGATACACGCGGACACATCTGGATTGCAACCAACGGGGGAGTCAATCGGTGGCGACCCGACGACAGTAGTTTTGTGCGCTACGAACATGATCCCCGCAACGCGCGGAGCATCGGTGACAACCGTGTATGGGCAATCATCGAGGATACACGCGGGTGGTTATGGGTGGGGACCTACGGCGGCGGCATTGCACGCTACCGTCCGGCAACAGACGACTTCGAGCGCGTGACCGAGGAGGATGGATTGCCCAGCAATGCCGTCGTTGCCATGGTAAGTGATTTGCGAGGGCGGCTGTGGATCACCACCGAGACGGGACTTGTATGCTACGATCCGTCCAGGAGGACTTGGCGCAGCTTCGAGGAACCGGAAGTGCCGCAGTTTCAGAATTTCGGATTCAAAGCGGCAGCGAGGACAGCATCGGGAGAGCTTGTCTTCGGCAGCGCCGCGGGAATAGTCCGTTTCCATCCCGATTCGCTCCGCTGGGACACACAACCGCCGCGCGTGTTGATCTCCGACGTGCGCCTGCGCGAGCGGAGCATATGTGCGGAGTTGCACGACGGCGACACACTCACGGTGACACACTCCGATAATATGCTCGCGTTCACCTTCGCCGCGCTCGACTTTTCGCACCCGCAACGGAACTGCTACACGTACGCGCTCGACGGTTTCACGCGCGGATGGATCTCCCTCGGCCGACAGCGGGATGCCGTGTTCACGAATCTCGATCCGGGCACCTACGTGCTGCGCGTCCGTGCAAGCAATGCCGACGGCATCTGGACTCCGCGCGGTATCGCGGTCACCATCGTCGTACTGCCTCCACTGCATGCTACATGGTGGTTCCGGCTTCTGATGGTTCTCGCCATCGTGGGCGCGGCCGGGGCTGTCGTATTTGTGCGGTTGCGGATCGTGAAGGACCGCGCGCGTATGGAGCGGCGGGTCGTCGAATCGGAACTGCAATCCCTGCGGCTGCAGATGAATCCGCATTTTATCTTCAATTCGCTGAATGCCGTCCAAAGCTTCATGCTTACAGCCGAATATGCGCAGGCCAATTCGTATCTGACAAAATTTGCGCGTCTCATCCGCACCATACTCGAACACTCGCGCGTTTCCACGGTCCGCATCGGCGATGAGCTGGACTTTCTCTCCTCCTACATGGAACTGGAGCGGCTGCGATTCAGCGACCGCTTCCGATGGGAGATGACAGTGGATGCATCAGTGAATCGGGATCTGTATATCCCGTCGATGCTGGTGCAGCCCCATGTCGAGAATGCGATTCGGCACGGACTCGCACACCGGCACGGCGGTGGATTGCTCGGGATACACGTCGCGACGCATGACGGGCATCTCACCATCACGGTGCGGGATAACGGTATCGGCCGCGCGCGCGCGGCCGCCTTGCGCGAGGAACGCGGAGTGGCGCAAAGCTCCCTCGGAGTGTCCGTCACCGCGGAGCGCCTGGCCATACTCCAGGCACATGGATTCCCAGGCGCCCGTCTTGACATAGAGGATCTTGTCGACGATGACGGTAAAGCCGCTGGCACTACCGTCACTCTTGTGGTGCCTGTTGTTCCACCTCGCGCGCCGCGTATTCTTGCTCGCTGA
- a CDS encoding response regulator transcription factor — MNTTLHPSSTLRAVLVEDEPLCRETLRELLVRECLQVTVVAEADSVAAAVECIPRAAPDLLFLDVELPDGTGFDVLEYFHREKCRVIFTTAHNEYAVRAIRFAALDYLLKPIDADELRCAVARASAPRATAVPRDADAEETRSLVVCSPQDVDARIAVPTVDGLTFLALRHIVWCEAASNYTILHCRDGTQRTSTRSLHEFEELLSARAFIRIHHSYIINLAHIERYVKGRGGYVVMNGGKELEVSTRRRDEFLRRLGG; from the coding sequence ATGAACACTACACTTCATCCATCCAGTACACTCCGCGCCGTCCTCGTCGAGGACGAGCCGCTGTGCCGTGAAACACTCCGAGAACTCCTTGTGCGTGAATGTCTGCAGGTGACGGTTGTTGCTGAGGCCGACAGCGTCGCTGCCGCGGTGGAGTGTATCCCGCGCGCCGCGCCGGATCTCCTCTTCCTCGACGTGGAATTGCCGGACGGCACGGGTTTCGACGTGCTCGAGTACTTTCATCGGGAAAAGTGTCGCGTGATTTTCACCACCGCGCACAACGAGTATGCTGTGAGGGCCATCCGTTTTGCGGCGCTCGATTATCTGCTCAAACCCATTGATGCGGATGAACTTCGTTGTGCGGTCGCGCGTGCGTCGGCACCGCGCGCGACGGCGGTGCCGCGGGATGCGGATGCCGAGGAGACACGCTCGCTCGTGGTCTGCTCGCCCCAGGACGTTGATGCGCGCATCGCTGTCCCGACAGTGGACGGCCTGACCTTCCTCGCACTCCGGCACATAGTCTGGTGTGAGGCGGCAAGCAACTATACCATTCTGCATTGCCGGGACGGCACGCAGCGCACATCGACGCGTTCACTCCACGAATTCGAGGAGCTTCTATCCGCACGCGCCTTCATCCGCATACACCATTCGTACATCATCAACCTCGCGCATATCGAACGCTACGTCAAAGGCCGCGGAGGGTATGTGGTGATGAATGGAGGGAAGGAACTCGAGGTTTCAACCCGCAGGCGTGACGAGTTCCTGCGGCGTCTCGGCGGATAA